In Desulfuromonadales bacterium, one DNA window encodes the following:
- a CDS encoding response regulator codes for MTQNILVIDDDLELRENIREILVEAGFSVTMAASGEAALDCLEGQTFSVVLLDLIMPGMDGKEVLPLIKRQSPSVKVIMITAFATIENAVSAMRKGADDYLTKPFKVDELLTAVRRCLEEARLQKCHSVIDVEDTFNCLANVMRREILYLLAREGRLRFMDITRKLAVEDHTKVNFHLKVLRDARFIEQDARKFYVLSKEGRKVVDCMQVVVNNLSS; via the coding sequence ACGCAAAATATTCTCGTGATTGACGACGATCTGGAGTTGCGGGAAAACATCCGCGAGATTCTGGTTGAGGCCGGGTTTTCGGTGACGATGGCGGCCAGTGGTGAGGCGGCTCTCGACTGTCTGGAGGGGCAGACCTTCAGCGTGGTTCTGCTCGACCTGATCATGCCCGGGATGGACGGCAAGGAGGTCCTCCCGCTGATCAAGCGGCAGTCGCCGTCGGTCAAAGTGATCATGATTACCGCCTTCGCCACCATCGAGAATGCGGTCTCGGCGATGCGCAAGGGCGCCGACGACTATCTCACCAAGCCGTTCAAGGTCGACGAACTGCTGACGGCGGTCCGCCGCTGTCTGGAAGAGGCCCGGTTGCAGAAGTGCCATTCGGTGATCGATGTTGAGGACACCTTCAATTGTCTGGCCAATGTGATGCGCCGGGAGATCCTCTACCTGCTCGCCCGCGAGGGGCGGTTGCGGTTCATGGACATTACCCGGAAGCTCGCAGTCGAGGACCACACCAAGGTGAACTTCCACCTCAAGGTGCTCCGCGATGCCCGATTCATCGAGCAGGACGCCCGCAAGTTCTACGTTCTGAGCAAGGAAGGCCGCAAGGTCGTCGATTGCATGCAGGTCGTGGTCAATAATCTAAGTAGCTGA